CGTGCTGAGCCGAGCCGGTCCACCGGGCCGTTTCCGGCCTCGCTTTCCCCGCGGCGGGGGCTTCGGGCATCACGGGTGCCCGAAGCCCCCGCCGTCGTCATGAGCAGACCTTGCCGTTCTTCGGCACCGAGCCGCCCAGCAGGTACGCGTTCACCGTGGAGTCCACGCAGTCGCTCCCACTGCCGTAGGCGCCATGCCCCTCGCCCCGCCAGGTGAGCAGCACTCCGACGCCCTTGCCCAGCTCGCCGGCCATCCTCAGCGCGCCCTCGTACGGCGTGGCCGGGTCGCCGGTGTTGCCGACGACCAGGACGGGTGCCGCGTCGGGGGCGCTCACCTCCGGGGTGTCGTGCTGTCCGGGCACCGGCCAGTCGTGGCACCAGCCGGCCGTGTCCCAGCCGAGGAACGTCCCGAAGACGGGGGAGATCGTCTCGAATCGCGGCAGCAGCTTCTTCGTCTCGGCCACCGTCGGCCGCTGCCTGTCGTCCAGGCACGATATGACCCGCTGGGAGTGGGTCGTCGTGCCGTAGCGCCCCGAGGGGTCGCGCTCGTTGTAACGGTCGGCGAGGGCCAGCAACTCCGAGCCGTCGCCTTCCTCCGCCGCCTCCAGGGCGCTCGTCAGGGTCGGCCAGCTGTCCTTGCTGTACAGCGGCAGGATGATGCCGGTGACCGCGAGGGTCTGGGTCAGCTTCCGCCCCGGCGCGCCCGTCGCCAGGGGGCGGTCGTCGATGCGCCGGAGCAGGTCGGCGATCTTGCGTGTGCCGTCCTCCGGATCCTGGCCCGTGGACCTGAGGTAGCCGTTCAGCGCACGCTGGAAGCCCCTGGCCTGGTTCTGGGCATGGCCGACGGTGTCCGCGGTGGGGTCGACGACCGCGTCCAGCGTCATGCGTCCCACCTTCTTCGGGAAGAGGTGGGCATAGGTGCCGCCCAGTTCGGTGCCGTAGGAGATGCCGAAGTAGTTCATCCTGTCGTCGCCGAGGACCTCACGGATGCGGTCCATGTCGCGGGCCGAGTCGGCGGTCGAGACGTGGGCCATCAGCTTCCCGGCGTCCTTCTGGCAGCCCTTGCCGAAGTCGGCGGCGTCCGCGAAGTACGCCTTCTCCTCGGCGGGGGTGTCCGGGGTGACGTCCACCGACTCGGCGGCCTGGATCTCCTTGTCGCCGCGGCAGCGCACGCCCTCGCTGGTGCCTACGCCGCGCGGGTCCCAGCTCACCAGGTCGTACCGCTCGCCCAGTGAGGAGACGGTCGGCGCGTAGGACGGCATCATGGACACGCCCGAGGCGCCCGGCCCGCCGAAGTTGAACAGCAGCGAACCGAGGCGGTCGCCGCCGCGGGCCTTGGCGCGGATCAGTCCCAGGCCGATCGTCTCGCCGTCCGGCTTCGACCAGTCCAGCGGAACCTTCACCGTCGCGCACTGCCATTCGCCGCTCGGCGCGGGGCCTTCGGCGGTGGCCTTGCAGCGGCCCCAGGAGAGCCCGGTCTTGTCGTCGCCGGACGAACCGCCGCCACAGCCGGCGGCCAGCAGGGCCGAGGCGGCCGCCAGAGCGGTCCACCGAACCAAGCGCGTCATTGCCCATCCCCCCTCGCAGGCCGTCCGCTTCGTGCCGCGGATGGCGGTCAGGCCATGGTAGGCAGATCCGGCGTCGGCCGTTTCCGCCTGTGGATAACCTTCTGACCTGCGAGTTCGTCGGGAGCGTTGGGGATGTCAGGTGCAGACGGTCGCCGTCGGCGGCAGGGAACCGCTGCGGATGTCAGGAGCAGACGGCCCCCTGGCGGAAGGGACCGTTGCGGATGTCAGGTGCACACGGTCCCCGTCGGCGGCACTTTCCCGTCCAGCAGATAGCCGTCCACCGCCCCCTGCACGCACGGGTTCTTGCTGTCGTAGGCGCCATGCCCCTGGCCCCGGTACGTCAGCTCGACGCCGACGCCCTTGCCCAGCTCGTTCACCATGGCCCGCGCGCCCTCGTACGGCGTGGCCGGGTCGCCGGTGTTGCCGATGACCAGGATGGGCGCCGAGCCCGGAGCGCTGACGTCCGGGTCATTTGCGGCTCCCGGCACGGGCCAGTCGGTGCAGCTGAGCAAGGACCACGCCAGGTAGTCGCCGAACAGGTCGGACGCGGCCCGGAACTCGGGCAGCTTCCGCTCGACGTCGGCGGTGTCGTAGCGGGGTTTGTCGTCGGCGCAGTTGATGGCGATGTTGGCAGGGGTGATGTTGCTGTACTCGCCGTTCTCGCTGCGCCCGTTCATCGCGTCGGCCAGCGACAGCAGGATCCTGCCGTCGCCGTCGTACGCCTGCTCCAGGCCCTCGGTGAGGTACTCCCAGAAGTCCTGCGAGTACAGCGCTTGTGCGATGCCGCTGGTCGCCTGCGTCTGGGTCAGCTGGCGCGGGAAGATCCCCGGGATCGGGTTGCGGTCGAGGTCGGCCAGCAGTCTGGCGATACGGTCCTTCACGTCCTGGGCGCTGTCGCCGATCGGGCACTCCTCGACCTGCGACACGCAGTTCTCGGCGAAGTTGTCGAGTGCGCGCTGGAAGCCCTTGGTCTGCCCCAGCGACCCCTGTTCGGGGTTCTGCGTGGGGTCGACGACGGCGTCGAACACGGCTCGGCCGACCCGCGAGGGGAACAGGTGGGCGTAGACGCCGCCCAGTTCGGTGCCGTAGGAGATGCCGAAGTAGTGCAGCTTGTCGTCGCCGAGGACCTGACGCATCAGGTTCAGGTCGCGGGCCGTGTCGGTGGTGCGCACGTGCGGCAGGATCTTCCCCGAGTTGTCCTCGCAGGCGTCGTTGAACTCCTTGGTGTTGTCCACGAGCTCGGTGCGCTCGGCGGCGTCGTCGGGGGTGGCGTCCTGCTGGAAGTAGGCGTCGAGCTGCTGGTCGTTCTCGCAGATCACGGGTTCACTGCGGCCGACGCCGCGTGGGTCGAAGCTGACCAGGTCGTAGCGGGTGCGCAGCTTCTCGTAGCCTTCCGCGAAGGCGGGCAGCGAGGTGACGCCCGAGCCGCCGGGGCCGCCGAAGTTGAAGATGAGCGAGCCGATGCGGGCGTTCTCCGGGCCGGTCGTCCTGACCCGGATGAGCTCCAGGCCGATCGTGTCGCCCTTCGGGTCGTCCCAGTCGAGAGGGGCCTTCATGGTCGCGCACTGCCACTCGCCGTCGTCCGGCAGGGGAGAGGGTGAGGTGCCGCCGCCCTGGGCCGCGTCCGGGGCCGGGCAGCCCTTCCAGCTCAGGTCCTGTCGCGTGAGGTCCTCGTCCTTGGCGTCGTCGCCGCAACCCGCCAGCAGGGTGGACAGCAGCACGGCGGAGGCGGTCAGTGCGGCGGCGCGCAGCCGGAGGAGGGAGGGCATGCCTCCATCCTGCGGCGGCGGCGAACGGGGCGCGCGGGACGCGTGCCGTACGAGGTAGGAGGGGCAGGGGAGGCGGTAGGAGGGGCGGGGGAGGCTCTGCTTCCCCGCGCGGTCGTGTCAGAGGGCCTGCTTGCGCGAGAGATGGTTGAAGGCCAGCCAGCCCGGCAGCACCGGCAGCCACAGCGTCAGCAGGCGGAACAGCAGGACCGCCGGCGCCGCGACCTCCTTCGGCAGTCCGACGGCGATCAGACCGACCGTCAGGGTCGCCTCGACCGCGCCCACACCGCCCGGCGTCGGCGCCGCGGACCCCAGGGCGTTGCCCGCGAGGAAGACGACGGCGACGCTGGCGATGCTGATCGACGTGGAATCGTCGCCGAACGCGCGGATCGACGCGTCCAGGCACATCACGAAGCAGGCGGTCAGCAGCAGCATGCCGCCGATGCCGGTGACCAGCTTCTGCGGCCGCTGGAGCACGTCCAGCATGCGCGGCACGACACCCGCGAACAGCGACCGCACGCGCGTGACGACGAACTTGCGCAGGAACGGCACCGACGTCACCACCAGCACCAGCACGGCCACCGTGAGCAGCCCGGCGATGACCGTCCGGGACGGCGACAGGGACGGCGTCTTCTCGGTGCCGGTCAGATAGCCGAAGGACAGCAGCATCAGGATGTGGCAGCCGAGCCCGAACAACTGCGAGGCGCCGACGCTCGCCACCGCGAGCCCCGGCCGCACTCCCGCGCGCTGCAGGAAGCGTGTGTTCAGGGCGACCCCGCCCACCGCCGCCGGGGCGACGATCTTCACGAACGACCCGGCGACCTGCGCCGCCACGGTCCGCAGGAACGGCACCCGCTCGGGCACGAACCCCAGCAGCGCCATCGCCGCCGCGACGTAGCTGCACATCGAGAACAGCACGGCCGCGGCGACCCAGCCCCACTCGGCGTTCGCGATCAGCGGCCCGAACTCGATGTGCGTGAGCTGCGTCAGCAGGAAGTACGCGCCGATCGCGCCGGCGATGACACTGATCAGCGTGCGCGGCCGTACCCGCTCCAGCCGGGCCGGCTCGACGGGCGCCTGCGGCCTGATCCGCAGCACCGCGTGCCGGATCTGCGTGAGCAGGTCTTCCTCGCGCGCCTCCTCCAGGGCCTCGTCGATCGCCCGCTTCTCGGCCCGCTGCTCCGCCCGTACGGCCTTCTTGTCGGGCTTCTTGTCGGGCTTCTCCAGGACGACGGGCGTTTCGTCCGCGTCCTCGCCCGGGCCCTGCTTGGCCTGCCTGGACGCCTCAAGGACCGCCTCGCGTTCGCGCTGTGCCCGCTCGCGGGCCAGTCGGCGCAGCGTCGCGCGCGTGGAGCGGCTGAGCGCGATGGGCTGGAGCATCGGCAGGCAGTCCGCCACCGCGTCGGGGCCGAGCACCCCCACCGCCGAGGCCACCGTGCGCTCGGCGCCCACCCGCAGGCCGAGGGTCACCAGCAGCTGGGAGGTGTCCATGCGCAGCAGCAGATCGCCGGCAGCGATCTCGCCGACGCGCAGGTCGGTGAGGATCACCTTGCCGGAACGATCCACCAGAATCGCGTCACCCACCAGCCTGCGATGCGCGATACGCCGCGACTGCAGGGCCTTCACCTGGCGCCAGGTGTCGCGCAGCAGGTCGTCGGTGATCTCCTCGTCCGGCAGCGAGTCGAGGGTGCGCCCGCCGCTGTGCTCGTAGACGAGCATCACCGCGTCGGGGCCGAGCTCGGAGGTGGCGATCAGCTTGGGCGCGTTGGCCCCGGCCGCGATGGCCGCGTACGCCAGCAGGGCCTCCTGCTCCAGGGCCTGGCGCAGCGACTGGAGGCTGCTGCGGGTGGCGAAGCCGCGCAGGGTCAGGTTGCGCCAGGCGCGGTAGAAGAAGCCCTGGGCCTGCTGCTCCCGGTCGACCACCGTCACGTCCAGGGGCGGGCCGTCCTCCAGCGTGACGAAGTAGCGGCGGCCCCGGTCCCCGGTGTCCGGGTTGTCCGAGGTGTCCTCGCGTGAGGCGCTGACCGGGCGGAACCCGACGGTCCGCAGGCCTGCCATCAGCGTCTGGCCGGTGGGCCGGACGTTGGGCGAGCCGACCGCGTACAGCGTGCCGTAGGCCACGGTCCAGCCGATCAGCACGGTGAGGATGATCGAGAACGGGGTCGTGTACCCGGTGACGAGCATCGAGAAGGCGTCGAGGAGCAGCACGACCCACAGCACCGCGCGCCATCTGGGTCTGCGTGACATGCCGACGGCCGTCATGTAGGCGATGACCGGGGCCAGATATCCGTGCACGGGATCGGTCAGCGCGTGGATGTCGCCGGGGGAGGGCTGGGTGAGCGCCTCCTGGATCGAATCGGGGGCGGCCCGGGCCACCCACAGGTCCGTGGCGAGGGTCACACCGTGCGCGAGGACCGCCGCGAGCACGCCGTCGGCGATGCGCAGCCCGTCCCGTTTGATCAGCCGCTCGATGGCGAAGGCGACCGGCACCAGCAGGATCGCGATGCTGGAGGCCAGCCCCGCGATCTTGATGAGCAGGTCGGGTGCTTGCCCGGTGCCCTTGTTGATGTCCTGTTCGAGGCCCGAGGTGGTGCCGTGCGCGAAGGCGGCGATCCCGATCAGGATCGCGATGGCGAGCACACCCACCAGCAGGCGCATCAGGTCGGACGGGCGGTGCACGCGCGCGGGGAGCAGCGGTTCGTCGCCCTCCACCTCGTCGATGTGCGCGAAGTCGGGCTCCTGGGCGGCCGCCCGGGACTTCTTCGCGGCCCCCTTCGGACCGTCGGCCGGAGTGCCCGGGCGCGACGAAGCGTCAGAGGTGCCCTCCGTGTCCTCGGGGTGCGCACCCTGCTGCTTCATCGTCTCTTCTTGATCTCGTATCACCGATCACCGCCCGCACGATGGTGGCATGCCGCACCGGCACACGGGACAATCAGGGTGCACATGCGGGGGCGGACAGTCTGCCCGATGCGCCCCTGCCGGGTGAGGGAAACGCTCCGGAGCACGCCCCACCCGTTGTCGGTGGGGTGGGGCAGGATGGGGCGGATGAGTGAGCAGAGCCCTGAGGGGGGCCGGTACGAGGACGGGCCCGCGCAAGCGCTGCCCGAGTACGCCGAGCAGGTCCTCGACGTCGCCGAACTGATCCCGCCGGGGCGTGTCATGACCTATGGGGACGTCGCCGAATGGCTGGAGCAGGGGGGCCCGCGGCAGGTCGGCCGCGTGATGGCGCTCTACGGGGGAGCCGCTCCCTGGTGGCGGGTCGTCCGCGCGGACGGCGTCCTGCTGCCGGGGCACGAACAGCGGGCGCTCGGCCACTACCGGGCGGAGGGCACGCCCCTGAAGGAGGCGAGCCGTGCCGCCGAGGGCCACCTGCCGCGCATCGACATGAGACGGGCGCGGTGGGACGGCGGCGATCGCGCGGAGGGTCACACCTGACAGCTTCCGCCATCGGACGGCCTGTCGTGTGACCCGTGATCCGTACGGGGGAATCGGGGCACACCGGGGGCATGACGTACGTTCGTGAGGCGAGGGGCATGAGTGCCACGAGTGCCGAGAGTGGCCGGCGGGAAGAAGGGGAAGCCCTGCTTCCGCCGCACCCGTCGGCGTAGCGTCGGCTGCGCGTGCCCCCGTCACCCCGCGGTCACCGCCCGCCACCCGCGGTGGCCCGCCAACCAGCACTTCCACCAGAACCGGCGAACCACGTGAGCTCCTCTTCCTTCACCAGCGGCCTGTCGCACCCCCGGGCGCGGCGGGGGAGCCGTGGCGCTTACCGACTGGTACGTACCCCTCCTGCTCGGGTGGACCCCCCTCGTTTGGACGCCTCGCAGCGCTCCGTGGTTGACCACACGCGCGGCCCGCTGCTCGTCCTCGCAGGCCCGGGCACCGGAAAGACCACTACGCTCGTCGAGTCCGTGGCCGAACGCGTCGCCCGGGGCGGGGACCCCGAGCGCATCCTGGTCCTCACCTTCAGCCGCAAGGCCGCCGTCGAGCTGCGCGACCGCATGGCCCGGCGGGCCGGGGCGGCCCGCGCTCCCCAGGCGACCACCTTCCACTCGTTCTGCTACGCCCTGGTCCGCGCCCACCAGGACAACGACCTGTTCGTCGAACCGCTGCGCCTGCTCTCCGGTCCCGAGCAGGACGTCTCGGTGCGGGAGCTGCTCGCGGGCCAGGTCGGTCTGGAACGGCTCGGACTGGCTCATGTGCGCTGGCCGGACGAACTGCGCGCCTGCCTGACCACCCGCGGTTTCGCCGACGAGGTCCGCGCGGTTCTCGCCCGCAGCCGTGAACTGGGCCTCGGCCCCGACGCCCTGGACGCCTTCGCCCGCCGCACGGGACGGCCCGACTGGCGCGCCGCGGCCGCCTTCCTCGCCGAGTACCTCGACGTGCTCGACCTGCAGGGCGTGATCGACTACGCGGAACTCGTCCACCGCGCGGTGCTCCTCGCCCGCCGCCCCGAAGTCGCGGCGTGGCTCGCCGCCCGGTACGACGCCGTCTACGTCGACGAGTACCAGGACACGGATCCCGCTCAGGTACGACTGCTGGACGCCCTGGCCGGCGGTGGCCGCACGCTCGTGGCCTTCGGCGATCCCGACCAGTCGATCTACGCGTTCCGCGGTGCCGACGTCAACGGCATCCTGGACTTCCCGCACGCCTTCCCCCGCGCGGACGGCCGCCCGGCGCCCGTCTCCGTGCTGCGCACGTCCCGCCGCTCCGGCGCCGGCCTGCTCGCCGCCACCCGGCTGCTCACCCAGCGGATGCCGCTGACCCGTCTGCCCGCCGATAAGGTGCGCGCCCACCGCGAGCTCGCCCCCGTGCGGGACGGCGGCCGCGTCGAGGCGTACACCTACCCGACGGCCGGGACGGAGCTGGACAACATCGCCGACATCCTCCGCCGGGCTCACCTGGAGGACGGCGTCGCCTGGAGCGACATGGCCGTCCTGGTGCGCGCCGGCTCCCGCACCATCCCGACGGTCCGCCGCGCCCTCACGGCGGCGGGCGTCCCCGTGGACGTCGACGGTGACGACGTGCCCCTGCGGCAGGAACCTGCGGTGGCGCCGCTGCTGACGGCACTGCGGGCGGTGGCAGCGGCGGAGGCGGGGTCTACCGAGCGGCGGGAGGCCGGCGCCAGGGAGCCTTCCTCAGAGGACGTTCCTGATGCGCCAGAGGGCGTTCCTGATGCGCCAGAGGACGTTCCTGGTGCGTCGCAGGACACCTGCTGGCTCGACACCGAAACCGCCCTCACCCTCCTGACCTCGCCCCTCGCGAGCATGGACGCCGCCGACCTGCGCCGTCTCGGCCGCGCCCTGCGCGACGAGGAGAGGGCCGCCGGCAACCCGCTGCCGCCGCCCTCCGACGTGCTGCTCGCCCGGGCGCTCGCCGAGCCGGA
The Streptomyces tuirus genome window above contains:
- a CDS encoding alpha/beta hydrolase, with translation MTRLVRWTALAAASALLAAGCGGGSSGDDKTGLSWGRCKATAEGPAPSGEWQCATVKVPLDWSKPDGETIGLGLIRAKARGGDRLGSLLFNFGGPGASGVSMMPSYAPTVSSLGERYDLVSWDPRGVGTSEGVRCRGDKEIQAAESVDVTPDTPAEEKAYFADAADFGKGCQKDAGKLMAHVSTADSARDMDRIREVLGDDRMNYFGISYGTELGGTYAHLFPKKVGRMTLDAVVDPTADTVGHAQNQARGFQRALNGYLRSTGQDPEDGTRKIADLLRRIDDRPLATGAPGRKLTQTLAVTGIILPLYSKDSWPTLTSALEAAEEGDGSELLALADRYNERDPSGRYGTTTHSQRVISCLDDRQRPTVAETKKLLPRFETISPVFGTFLGWDTAGWCHDWPVPGQHDTPEVSAPDAAPVLVVGNTGDPATPYEGALRMAGELGKGVGVLLTWRGEGHGAYGSGSDCVDSTVNAYLLGGSVPKNGKVCS
- a CDS encoding alpha/beta hydrolase, which encodes MPSLLRLRAAALTASAVLLSTLLAGCGDDAKDEDLTRQDLSWKGCPAPDAAQGGGTSPSPLPDDGEWQCATMKAPLDWDDPKGDTIGLELIRVRTTGPENARIGSLIFNFGGPGGSGVTSLPAFAEGYEKLRTRYDLVSFDPRGVGRSEPVICENDQQLDAYFQQDATPDDAAERTELVDNTKEFNDACEDNSGKILPHVRTTDTARDLNLMRQVLGDDKLHYFGISYGTELGGVYAHLFPSRVGRAVFDAVVDPTQNPEQGSLGQTKGFQRALDNFAENCVSQVEECPIGDSAQDVKDRIARLLADLDRNPIPGIFPRQLTQTQATSGIAQALYSQDFWEYLTEGLEQAYDGDGRILLSLADAMNGRSENGEYSNITPANIAINCADDKPRYDTADVERKLPEFRAASDLFGDYLAWSLLSCTDWPVPGAANDPDVSAPGSAPILVIGNTGDPATPYEGARAMVNELGKGVGVELTYRGQGHGAYDSKNPCVQGAVDGYLLDGKVPPTGTVCT
- a CDS encoding lysylphosphatidylglycerol synthase domain-containing protein; translated protein: MKQQGAHPEDTEGTSDASSRPGTPADGPKGAAKKSRAAAQEPDFAHIDEVEGDEPLLPARVHRPSDLMRLLVGVLAIAILIGIAAFAHGTTSGLEQDINKGTGQAPDLLIKIAGLASSIAILLVPVAFAIERLIKRDGLRIADGVLAAVLAHGVTLATDLWVARAAPDSIQEALTQPSPGDIHALTDPVHGYLAPVIAYMTAVGMSRRPRWRAVLWVVLLLDAFSMLVTGYTTPFSIILTVLIGWTVAYGTLYAVGSPNVRPTGQTLMAGLRTVGFRPVSASREDTSDNPDTGDRGRRYFVTLEDGPPLDVTVVDREQQAQGFFYRAWRNLTLRGFATRSSLQSLRQALEQEALLAYAAIAAGANAPKLIATSELGPDAVMLVYEHSGGRTLDSLPDEEITDDLLRDTWRQVKALQSRRIAHRRLVGDAILVDRSGKVILTDLRVGEIAAGDLLLRMDTSQLLVTLGLRVGAERTVASAVGVLGPDAVADCLPMLQPIALSRSTRATLRRLARERAQREREAVLEASRQAKQGPGEDADETPVVLEKPDKKPDKKAVRAEQRAEKRAIDEALEEAREEDLLTQIRHAVLRIRPQAPVEPARLERVRPRTLISVIAGAIGAYFLLTQLTHIEFGPLIANAEWGWVAAAVLFSMCSYVAAAMALLGFVPERVPFLRTVAAQVAGSFVKIVAPAAVGGVALNTRFLQRAGVRPGLAVASVGASQLFGLGCHILMLLSFGYLTGTEKTPSLSPSRTVIAGLLTVAVLVLVVTSVPFLRKFVVTRVRSLFAGVVPRMLDVLQRPQKLVTGIGGMLLLTACFVMCLDASIRAFGDDSTSISIASVAVVFLAGNALGSAAPTPGGVGAVEATLTVGLIAVGLPKEVAAPAVLLFRLLTLWLPVLPGWLAFNHLSRKQAL
- a CDS encoding MGMT family protein produces the protein MSEQSPEGGRYEDGPAQALPEYAEQVLDVAELIPPGRVMTYGDVAEWLEQGGPRQVGRVMALYGGAAPWWRVVRADGVLLPGHEQRALGHYRAEGTPLKEASRAAEGHLPRIDMRRARWDGGDRAEGHT